Proteins from a single region of Apis mellifera strain DH4 linkage group LG7, Amel_HAv3.1, whole genome shotgun sequence:
- the LOC411223 gene encoding esterase FE4, translating into MSDLIVIVQEGKLKGAELESSLGSRYIAFRGIPFAASPVGELRFKDPQPPEPWTGVKDTSDVNEYICSQIQDAPPLIIGNEDCLYLNVYTNSLSQSKKSVMFWIHDGAFTIGSSSFQHFRPDYLLAKDVVVVTTNYRLGAFGFLNLGDKVAPGNQGLKDIIAALEWVRENIASFGGDPGNVTIFGVSAGAALTHALLISPRAKGLFHKAIMQSGSMKSFWAVNQSLPERGFNLAKYLGNLSNDPVEVVEFLRTVPAEDIARAQTALLSKEEKLSFNLAFGMNSDEIAENPVLPEPIEQLIEKEVDIPVMASHTSNEFIMFLQNKSEQLVRIFNLYLLTHVRNLGSLKMLDDEKVKNLYVSVKKRYFNGKSITANDFDKLTEFLGHVYFAIPAIVWLQDRVRRVTSPSYFCKFSYVGNEKTPTDLLVKRQASGTSHVDDIAYLLYLPKCKVENPDPPAVGTKDRITLERMTRMWTNFAKTGDPVSIKDEFVNIDWNPITTDEFSYLDIGEELRILPVPQHLLFFERNL; encoded by the exons atgagtgaTTTAATAGTAATCGTACAAGAAGGCAAATTAAAAGGTGCCGAGTTAGAAAGTAGCCTAGGCTCTCGATATATAGCTTTCAGAGGAATACCTTTCGCTGCATCCCCCGTTGGAGAGCTCAGATTCAAG gatcCGCAACCACCTGAACCATGGACTGGGGTGAAAGACACGTCCGACGTTAACGAGTACATCTGCTCCCAGATCCAAGATGCTCCACCATTGATTATCGGCAACGAGGACTGCCTGTATCTGAACGTCTACACTAACTCCCTTTCCCAATCAAAGAAATCAGTCATGTTCTGGATCCATGACGGTGCATTTACGATAGGCTCCTCGAGCTTTCAACACTTCAGACCTGACTATTTGCTCGCTAAAGATGTCGTCGTCGTCACGACTAATTACAGGCTCGGAGCATTCG GATTTTTAAATCTGGGTGACAAAGTGGCGCCAGGTAATCAAGGGTTGAAGGATATAATCGCGGCGTTGGAATGGGTGAGAGAAAATATCGCCAGCTTCGGTGGAGATCCTGGCAACGTGACGATTTTTGGGGTTAGCGCAGGAGCAGCTTTAACCCACGCTTTGCTAATTTCGCCGCGAGCAAAGG GATTATTCCACAAGGCGATCATGCAAAGTGGATCGATGAAAAGCTTTTGGGCGGTTAATCAAAGCCTTCCCGAGCGTGGCTTCAATTTGGCCAAGTATCTTGGAAATTTGTCAAACGATCCTGTCGAGGTGGTCGAATTCCTGCGGACAGTACCAGCTGAAGATATAGCACGCGCTCAGACTGCTCTCCTGTCCAAAGAG gagAAATTAAGTTTCAATCTTGCTTTTGGGATGAACAGCGACGAAATAGCGGAGAATCCTGTTTTACCAGAGCCCATCGaacaattaatcgaaaaagagGTAGACATTCCTGTGATGGCCAGTCATACGTCCAACGAGTTCATCATGTTTTtgcaaa ataaAAGTGAACAACTCGTacgtatattcaatttatatctattgacGCACGTGAGAAACTTAGGATCGTTGAAAATGTTGGACGATGAGaaggttaaaaatttatacgtatCGGTGAAGAAGCGTTATTTCAACGGGAAATCGATCACCGCCAATGATTTCGACAAATTGACGGAATTTTTGGGCCACGTTTACTTCGCCATTCCCGCGATCGTGTGGCTGCAGGATCGAGTAAGAAGGGTAACCTCGCCTAGTTACTTTTGCAAATTTTCGTACGTTGGCAATGAGAAGACACCCACCGATTTGCTAGTGAAACGCCAAGCTTCTG GAACATCTCACGTGGACGATATCGCGTACTTGTTATATCTGCCGAAGTGTAAAGTTGAGAATCCGGATCCACCCGCGGTTGGAACGAAAGACAGGATCACGTTGGAACGAATGACCAGGATGTGGACGAATTTCGCTAAAACGGG AGATCCCGTCTCCATTAAAGACGAGTTTGTCAATATAGATTGGAATCCCATAACCACGGACGAATTCTCTTATTTGGACATTGGAGAGGAATTACGAATTCTTCCCGTCCCGCAACACTTATTAttcttcgaacgaaatttataa